From a region of the Verrucomicrobiota bacterium genome:
- a CDS encoding sulfatase — MKRTLSLLALFVTTTLALAADRKPNILLIISDDHGYGDVGAYGCKDIPTPHMDSLAKHGVRFTSGYVSGPYCSPTRAGLMTGRYQTRFGHEFNPGGATGAQPGLSQTETTLPHRLKAAGYKTGMVGKWHLGNDKEFHPLSRGFEEFFGFLGGAHSYVNGKAAGANPIMRGREPVEENQYLTDAFRREATAFIDRHEKEPWFLYLAFNAVHGPMDAAPRYLDRFPNHTGGRKTYATMLTALDDAVGAVLDKLRQQGVEEHTLVLFVADNGGPEAVNSSDNGPLRGAKAQTWEGGIRVPFMMQWKGTLPAGKVYDQPVIQLDFHTTAAVAAGIEIKPEWKLDGVDLVPFLKGSKTGTPHDALYWRFGQQMAIRMGDWKIVRANGAGTGQERAQLRRDVVEDLAGAHLYNLAKDIGETTNLAEKEPEKFKQLAAAWTEWNKGNIKPTWFPGAGGGAKKKAKAKQE, encoded by the coding sequence ATGAAACGCACCCTTTCGCTGCTCGCCCTGTTTGTCACCACCACGCTCGCTCTCGCTGCCGACCGCAAGCCAAACATCCTGCTCATCATCTCCGATGACCACGGCTACGGCGATGTCGGCGCTTACGGATGCAAGGACATCCCGACGCCCCACATGGATTCGCTCGCGAAGCACGGCGTGCGCTTCACGAGCGGCTACGTGAGCGGGCCGTATTGCAGCCCGACCCGTGCGGGGCTCATGACCGGCCGCTATCAGACGCGCTTCGGCCACGAGTTCAATCCCGGCGGCGCGACCGGCGCGCAGCCGGGACTCTCGCAAACGGAAACCACCCTGCCTCATCGCTTGAAGGCCGCGGGCTACAAGACCGGCATGGTCGGCAAGTGGCATCTCGGCAACGACAAGGAATTCCACCCGTTAAGCCGCGGGTTCGAGGAGTTCTTCGGCTTCCTCGGCGGCGCGCATTCCTACGTCAACGGCAAGGCCGCGGGCGCGAATCCCATCATGCGTGGCCGCGAGCCCGTCGAGGAAAACCAGTATCTCACCGACGCCTTCCGCCGCGAGGCGACCGCGTTCATTGACCGGCACGAGAAGGAGCCGTGGTTCCTTTACCTCGCCTTCAACGCCGTGCATGGCCCGATGGACGCGGCGCCGCGCTACCTCGACCGCTTCCCGAACCACACCGGCGGCCGCAAGACCTACGCCACGATGCTCACCGCGCTCGACGACGCGGTCGGCGCGGTGCTCGACAAGTTGCGCCAGCAGGGCGTCGAGGAACACACGCTCGTCCTGTTCGTCGCCGACAACGGCGGACCCGAGGCGGTGAACTCTTCCGACAACGGCCCGTTGCGGGGCGCCAAGGCGCAGACGTGGGAGGGCGGCATCCGCGTGCCCTTCATGATGCAGTGGAAAGGCACGCTGCCCGCGGGGAAGGTCTACGATCAGCCCGTGATCCAACTCGACTTCCACACCACGGCCGCGGTCGCCGCGGGCATCGAGATCAAGCCCGAGTGGAAACTTGACGGTGTGGACCTCGTCCCGTTCCTCAAGGGCTCCAAGACCGGAACGCCGCACGACGCGCTTTACTGGCGCTTCGGCCAGCAAATGGCCATCCGCATGGGCGACTGGAAAATCGTCCGCGCCAACGGCGCCGGCACCGGCCAGGAACGCGCCCAACTGCGCCGCGATGTGGTGGAGGATCTCGCCGGCGCGCACCTCTACAACCTCGCGAAAGACATTGGCGAAACCACCAACCTCGCCGAGAAGGAACCGGAGAAGTTCAAACAACTCGCCGCTGCATGGACCGAGTGGAACAAGGGCAACATCAAGCCCACGTGGTTCCCCGGCGCCGGTGGCGGGGCGAAGAAGAAGGCAAAGGCGAAGCAGGAGTAA
- a CDS encoding aminotransferase class V-fold PLP-dependent enzyme has product LSELKGVRLFGPKGERGGLVSFLLDDVHAHDVVTIADRYGVALRGGHHCTQPLMKKLGVPSTARASFYCYNTRAEVDRFIEVVKEIQKFFGA; this is encoded by the coding sequence CTTGAGCGAGTTAAAGGGCGTCCGACTCTTCGGGCCAAAGGGCGAACGCGGCGGCCTCGTGAGCTTTTTGCTCGACGACGTGCACGCGCACGATGTGGTGACCATCGCGGACCGCTACGGCGTCGCGCTGCGCGGCGGGCACCATTGCACGCAGCCGTTGATGAAGAAGCTGGGCGTGCCCTCGACGGCGCGCGCGAGCTTCTACTGCTACAACACCCGCGCCGAAGTGGACCGCTTCATCGAGGTGGTGAAGGAAATCCAGAAGTTCTTCGGGGCTTGA